The genomic segment AAGGCATAAAACGAACAACAAAATACACAGTATAATTTTGCGAGTGAAGTTCGAAGAGGATGGAGTGCACGCAGACCATACACTTATTTATGAGAGTATGgatgttgtttccgatagatGAGGAGGCAGAAGCTATTTTAACTCGGGAGAACCTAAAGAAGAGGGGCAGACATGTGCTCCAAATGTTATTTTTGTGAACATATTGGAGAGACAATTAATCATTTATTTCTTCGTTATGTGGTTAGCCAGCTTTGGAATCTATTTTCCAGCTTCAGAGGCACAAGGTGGACGATGCCGGGAAGAACACGAGAGGCACTAACTAGCTGAAATTTTGAGGGTGGTGGCAGTACTAACAAAGACAGATGGAGAATTATCCCAGCAGTAATATGGTTAGGGTTGGCAATGGGGCGGGGCGGGTGTGAGGCGGTGTGGGTTTTAGACTATGTGGAGCGGTGCGGGTTTTAGACTATGCAGGTGTGCGACGGGtttaagtaagtttttttttttaaatggtgcggGGCAGGTTGCGggtttaaactaaaaataagtttaaaattattattattctcataaatctacctaaaattatatgtattcttcacttaaaattttatgatgcTTGAAACAACATGTATAATACTACAAATAaacaattttataactttttaaatttgtttattcATCTTAATGAAAAATTGTTATTTGATCGTTACTTGTACACGTGATACTTTTCTgataatttcttagtgaaaagtgatataataaaaattggttgttactatttcctagtattgaaaatattatgattttcagtgaaaaagaaaaaatatgaggtGGTGCGGTGCGGGTATGAGTATTGGGCGAATTTATGCGGATTTAAAGGTGATCCGGTGCAGTGCAGAGCGATTTTAAAATTTGCAGATTTAGAAAAAATCCACACCGCACCATATGGTGGACCATTTGGAGAGAAACTCTAGgtgttttgaaaaaatattagttcTCTACAAAATTTAAAGATGAATTGCATTATTGGTGCAGCTCAGAATATATAGATGACCCCATTTTTATTGTAGACATCCTAGGGTCCTTGAAAGATGAGATAGGATTTAGTGTTAGTCTACTgttttttactcttttggatgTAGATTCaatgatgtgtatatatagagagagagtccGTTGCCTTgccaataaaatgaaaatcataaaattggaACATTTTTGGGTGAAGTATGCAGCAAATGCAAGCAACAATAACATAGTTGTTTGCCTCTTGCAGTAGTTCAAAAATGCTTATTGAGTTAATTGCCTTCCAAACATCAGAAAAATCAAGATAAACCTACAGAGGCACATAACATAACCCTCTACTGTATCATTGAACTACTGGCAAGTCATCTCTGAGTGTGCCATGGTGTCGATGAGGATAATATGCAGGGGGGAACGGTGAGAAAGCTGCAATGGTACAACCAAACTCAGAGGCCTATATACCTTAAGTTAATAGACTCTCTTTTGAACAAATGTTGggaagaatagagtgatgaaaatTTTGGACATAGTCCAAGTGAGTTGTGCATCAGAAACGAGTAGTGATTTGTGCAAATAGAGCCTTGAAATCCTTAGTTGGAGTGCCAGTTCCCTCAGGTTTTGAGGCCAGATCAAATGCCTTAAATTTTGCTTCCTCATACTGCAGTGCCTGTCAAAATCGAAATGCCTCGAAGACTTTAGTCTTAGAAGATGAGCAAAGTTCTAGAGAATGAGGTTGATGAAAGCATGAAGTGTTGAAGCTGACCAAAGTAAGAAGCAAAGGACCTAGATAGAATTCATACAAAGAGCAGAGGCCATTAATATACCTGAATGCAGACTTCTGCAACATCAGCTCTAGCGACAGTTTTAGTTTCTGTCTGGAGAAGTTCATCGTCCTTTCCAACAAGTAGTTCCCTTATACCACCTTCTTTATCTTGTAGCCCTCCAGCCCTGAACAAAGATGAGACAATAGAAATGACGACCAAACAGTAAATCTTGAGCAATGAAATTTGGGATGATTGCACGATGAAAGTTATTTCACCGGGATAATTAAGTAGTGAGTTGAATATAAAAATGAGAACAAGAACTTTGAATAAATTACTGCTGTTCAAGGAAGTACATTTCTCTAAATTTACTTGTTGAAGATATAATTAAGTATATAAAGGTGTGCTCTTTCCAAAAGCTTAAGGTTTTAGGTGTGTTGGTCACAAACTTCAACATGGTATCAAGTCTCACCTCTATccattatcaacaacaacaacaacaacaacaaacccagtgtattcccacttacgtggggtctggggggggtaagatgtacgcagtccatacctctacctctgctgaggtagaaaggctgtttccgaaagacccccggctcaagtaacgagatatcacacaaacacatagtacagcacagaagcagatgacataacatagatacggcacccataaggaatataaaacagagtaaagcatgaatgcaggaatataaagcagaggacagCACACAttttcgtaataaacatggaacacggaacacggaacattgaatacggaatcctAACAGGAatacccccaccaattaattccctacactagcgacccgaactggccctaatcctctaccgtaattcgcatcttccagaccttcctatctagggtcatgtcctcggtgagctgtaactgttccatgtcccgcctaatcacctcaccccagtacttcttcggtctacccctaccccgtctaaaaccatccaacgctagcctctcacacctacggaccggggcatccatgcccctcctcttcacgtgtccgaaccatctcaatcgtgcttcccgcatcttacactccactgaagtcacaccaaccttctcccggatagtctcattccgaactctatcccctcgggtcagtccaaacatccagcgcaacattcgcatttctgccaccttcattctttgaatgtgggagttcttaactggccaacactccgctccatacagcaaggccggacggactaccaccctatagaatttgcctttaagcttgggcggcaccttcttatcacacagcacccccgatgcgagtttccacttcatccatcccgccccaatacggtgcgagacatcctcgtcaatctcaccgctactctggatcacggacccgagatacttgaacttatccctcttcccaacctcctgtgcttctagcctcactactacctcattctcccgcctcacgtcattaaacttacattccacatactctgtcttggttctgctcaccctgaaccctttagactccagggtttgcctccacaactctaatttgtcattcacaccccctcgagtctcatctatcaagactacatcgtctgcaaaaagcatacaccacggcacctccccttggatacgccgcgtcaacacatccattactacaacaacaacaacaacaacaacaaacccagtgtattcccactttgtggggtctggggggggtaagatgtacgcagtccatacctctacctctgatgaagtagaaaggctgtttccgaaagacccccggctcaagttacgagatatcaaacaaacacatagtacagcacagaagcagatgacataacatagatactgcagccataaggaatataaaacagagtaaagcaggaatgcaggaatataaagcagaggaaagcacacagattcgtaacaaacatagaacacggaacacggaacagaacattgaatacggaatcataccaggaatacacccccaccaattacctccctacattagcgacccgaacaggccctaatcctctgccgtaattcgcgtcttccagaccttcctatctagggtcatgtcctcggtaagctgtaactgttccatgtcccgcctaatcacctcaccccagtacttcttcggtctacccctaccccgtctaaaaccatccaacgctagcctctcacacctacggaccggggcatccatgcccctcctcttcacgtgtccgaaccatctcaatcgtgcttcccgcatcttacactccactgaagtcacaccaaccttctcccggatagtctcattccgaactctatcccctcgggtcagtccacacatccagcgcaacatccgcatttctgccaccttcattctttggatgtgggagttcttaactggccaacactccgctccatacagcaaggccggacggactaccaccctatagaatttgcctttaagcttgggcggcaccttcttatcacacagcacccccgatgcgagtttccacttcatccatcccgccccaatacggtgcgagacatcctcgtcaatctcaccgctactctggatcacggacccgagatacttgaacttatccctcttcccaacctcctgtgcttctagcctcactactacctcattctcccgcctcacgtcattaaacttacattccacatactctgtcttggttctgctcaccctgaaccctttagactccagagtttgcctccacaactctaatttgtcattcacaccccctcgagtctcatctatcaggactacatcgtctgcaaaaagcatacaccacggcacctccccttggatacgccgcgtcaacacatccattactaacgcaaacaaaaagggactaagagtagatccctgatgcaatcctgtcaggacagtgaaatgctctgagtctcctcccgccgtcctcacctgggttttcgctccctcatacatatccttaattactctgatatatgcctgcgatactccactcacctccaagcatctccaaagcacttccctggggactttgtcgtacgccttttccaggtcgatgaacaccatgtgcagatccttcttcctctccctatactgctccaccaacctccgtactaggtggattgcctccatcgtcgagcggacgggcataaatccgaactggttttccgaaatagacactatccgtctcagcctcacctcgaccactctctcccagatcttcatagagtgactcagtaacttaatccccctatagttattgcaacactgaatgtcccccttattcttatagagggggatcatggtactccacctccacgcctcgggcatctttgccgtcctgaaaatttcattgaacaatgcagtcaaccaccttacaccagcctctccaacgaacttccaaaactccaccggtatctcatccggccccgtcgccctaccccttcgcatcctgcggactgcctatctaacctcgtctaccttaaaacgtctacaatagctaaaatcccgacactcccctgagtgctccagttcccctaacacaatagctctgtccccccgtcattcaagagcctatgaaagtacgactgccatctcttctttatgtggccgtcctccaccaacactctaccgtcctcccccttaatgcacctcacctgatcgagatcacgacccttcctctccctagccttagcgagtcggaacaactttttctcccctcctttcccctgtaaccctgcatacaagctctcaaaagcggccgtcttagctgccgtgaccgctgacttcgcctccttcctcgctagcttgtactctctcctgtttacccgcttctcttcttcgtccttactttccaccaacttagcatacgcctttttcttggtctccactttcttccccacctcttcattccaccaccaatccccccgatgatgtccggcccggcccctcgaaacacccaacacctcccttgcattctccctgatgcacgttgccaccctgtcccacatattatccacatccCCCCTACCCCCCTACCTCTATccattatcaaaaaaaaaaaatctctgcACACTTAGACCATGAAAAAGAACCAGGTTTACACATTAGGGGCTTAGTGACACAGGATCCAAGTACCTGTAagcatgatttatatatgtttctCACTGATGATCCCAGTGAAAGCTTTGATGGATTACCTAATTCTTGATAAGTTCTGCAGTTGTTTCATCCAAATAAATTCAAGTTTCCAGTATTCTGTACTACGCATGAGCGTACTTTATATTAGGTAAGACTTTGGTGAAGCATAGTTGATCGATTGACAATTTGTTTCCCCATCTTATGGAAGATGACTGATACCTTTATAATGGATATGTTTAACTAGAATTATTACTGGAAGAAATGAATTACATGCTCCATAGAGACGAAGGATGACAACACTGAGAAATACAAGCAAGTCAGTATACAACAATTcatctcttcttcttttcttaaatattttgatcAGCACGCTTATTATTGGGTTCCTTCAGTAGGTAAGATACTCTGCTCTTCCTAATAAATGCTCAGGAATTTTGTTCTATGCATTACGCATACATAGTCAGgtttttttatttcactttatcCTTGAGTCATATTCACTGCACTCTATTTGCACACAAGTGTATTAGGAATTTAGCCctaagaaaagagaaattattaCTTTCCCTGAAGCTGGTCACAACCCAAGGGCCAAGCCCATGACACGTACTGTCCATCTTGGCTTAACGTATCCCATGGAGTACGCGTACCAAAAGAACTTGTGATCTAGTAGTTCATTCTTCTCACCATTTTCAATGTGGATTCGTCTTAAAGTGTCATGTGCATCCCCTCTCCCTTCTAATAAGTGCCAGCCAAGAAGCCTATCCGTCCCTCTTTTTGACCAACCCTCATCACCCCAACTTCCATCGTAGGAGTCATACACCCCTCCTTAGGGACTCAACATCCTTGCCGAGATTTGCCCCACGTTCGTACTGCAAGGATTTCGCTCTGAATCATACTGCAAGGATTTCGCTCTGAATCATACTCGTCACAGCCCAAGCACATGGTACGTATTGTTCGCTTTGTCCAAAATGACCGTATGAACTTGTGCTCTTTCTTATATAACACTTCACTCTTCTCTACCTTCCGGTGTGGAATTTGCCTCAGGTATCACAGCACCATATAGATCCAGCACTATTTTGGCTCAACGGAGTTTTTCTTGACAACTAATTTCCCAAATTTGCTTCATATTTCTTTCAAACATGCTATTCTTTTACAGACTTAAAAATCGCATTTGCGAGGCTTAGACTTTATAAACTGTTTAAAATGAAAAACTCTTGGTTAGACTGATCCAAAAGACTTTCTATACTAATAGGATAGTGCTCTAAACTAAGGAGTACGACACACACTTTCTTTCTTTTGTGTTTACTTCACATGTAATATGGCTTAAATATCTATTAAGAGCACCATATAATTTGcatattcaatattttttccaTCTTTATTCAGTCGTAAATGAATATATTGATACAGATATGAGCACTGAAAAACAAACCTTATAATTGTATATGGAATTCCAGAGTCAGCCAAATATTGTTCAGCCTTTCTCTTCCAAATCTGTAACCTTCATAAAAGTTAGTCTACCAGAATTTATGGATGACAATAATtcctcaaaaaagaaaaaaggtcaaAAGGTAACAATGAGAAACTAATCAAGCATCATCCAACTTAAAGATGTCACTAGTCAGCACTGTAACATTATCAGTTCCCGTGAAGTTACATTCTTTTCCAAGTATGCATAACTGGAAAATAGTTATCCTTTCCTAAGATGCGAGCGTAGGACCAACTTTAACATCTATACAAGTTATAACATCTAATATGTTCATGTGATGGCAGCATCATTAAGGAATGCACTTATTAAAAGAATATATATTACATCTAATGTAACTTCGAATAGCTTCTGATATTCGACTATGAGAAACAAAAACTTGTAGGAAGATGAAATAGGTAAACAGTATGCATGCAGCCTTACATTTTTGCAGCTGTGGAAATGGTTGGTCATTGTGGCCGTCAAAATGGCAGCAGAAATAAAGCAAAGAGAGTATTTTGGCAGgaaaaagataaaggaaaagtaTCAAGTTACAAACCAATATATTCCCATTCCCCAAACTATTCAAGGGGTGGTTAGGATTTGTCCCTCCCATTGACCCGACTAGCACGATCTGCTTCACACCAGCTGCTTTAGCTGTAAAATGCATATTGCATATCTTAGATGCAGATAGAAGGATATTACAAATACCAAAATTGTCCAAGATTATTCCATACCAGCATCTATTTGGTTCTTTTGGCCAATCCAATCCACCTAAAAATACAAAGGCATTAAATTTTGTTTCAGACAACGACAAGTAGAAACCTGAGGATGGATATGAGTACCCAAAGAATGATTTACCTGTTCAGGATTTGCCCCATCCTCAAAATAGAATTCAGGTCTTCCACCTTTTGTTGGATCAAATCCAGGTTTCATTTTTGGCACAGCACTTGTAAGAATAACGAGAGCATCGATACCTTGTATAGCAGGAACAAGACTCTCAGTATTCCTGATATCACCAATATAAACATCATCTGCACCACAAATTTTTTGTTTGCTTTCCTCTGTTCTAACCAATCCTCTTGCTGTATATTTCTCTGACctctccttcaacttcttatAGACAATTGATCCTACAAGATAAATAACTTGTCAATGAAAGATCAGCGAAATTGTTGAGCGTGTTAGGAAGAGGAAAATCTCAATTTACAACATACTCTAAAGCTCATAGTGACCACACATGATTGATTCTAGCATTAGTCATTTACCAAGAAGCCCACAAACAGAAAAGACCAAATTCCAAGAGAAGTTGTATCTCTGGTATACTCGGGTTGAATATTCTTCAATTAGAACCATCTAAGTCATTGTATGAAAGTTCTTAAACATTTTTAAGTTCAGTCATGTGTTTACATAATAAACTGCCAATTGAAATGTGATGATAAATTACAAATAGACCAACTAAATTCAGTCTAGAGCATACAAGCTATGAGTATGTATTGAAAACAGCCTAATTGATGGATGATCCTAATTTCTAACTATAGATAAACAACACTACAAACAGCAGAAAAGTAAATTCTTGCGCTATCAAGATCCTCCTCGATAGATTTGAGAAGAAACGCTAATATGACAACAGTTTACACATTTTGTTGCAAATCACTTGTAATAGGACTTAAACACGAAAATGAACCTCATCTCTTGAGCTCCTAGCTCTTCTTTTAGAGTATTCTTTTTGAAGGAGGGGGGGGACAAAGATAAAAGCTCTACCCTCTAAATCAATATGTATCACTGATATTCACCCAAAGGTGCGTTCTAATGGTCAATGACGTGGATTGAGAACTATGAGGTCTCAAGTTCAAATCCGCTCACAAGAACACTAAATGATTTCTTCCCATTTGTTCAAGGCGAAAGGTAGCACTTACCACGTGCAATTAGTGCCAGCAAGCTGGCCCGAACAGCATGAAAACAAATGTACCAGCTGATCTCCTCTCAACAATTTTCTACCATATAATACCTGGTTTCTTCTTTATCACACCCATAAAAATTACAATGCCGCAATCCCACATTGCCCATTAACATTACTTCCTCAAAAGTGAACTTATAAACATAAACCCCAAAATTAGCACCCAAAAAACTATATAAACAatcttttggaaaaaaaaaaaacatatgttTATACTGAATTCGCACCCCATAGCCACAAAATAGCAGTAGTTACAGCAGTACTCCACAAAATAGCAGTAAaaaaggcagcccggtgcaccAAAGCTCCCGCTATACGCAGGATCCGGGGAGAACTTTAATctactttggttttgaaaattagcCAAATTGACTCTTGAG from the Capsicum annuum cultivar UCD-10X-F1 chromosome 9, UCD10Xv1.1, whole genome shotgun sequence genome contains:
- the LOC107842885 gene encoding uncharacterized protein At5g02240, which produces MATLTRVSTYQCHKLSLVNHRLPELSSTLVTTATSSSYVSFPNKNKKFSRFSVLAMADLSINTVLVTGAGGRTGSIVYKKLKERSEKYTARGLVRTEESKQKICGADDVYIGDIRNTESLVPAIQGIDALVILTSAVPKMKPGFDPTKGGRPEFYFEDGANPEQVDWIGQKNQIDAAKAAGVKQIVLVGSMGGTNPNHPLNSLGNGNILIWKRKAEQYLADSGIPYTIIRAGGLQDKEGGIRELLVGKDDELLQTETKTVARADVAEVCIQALQYEEAKFKAFDLASKPEGTGTPTKDFKALFAQITTRF